The Salvia hispanica cultivar TCC Black 2014 unplaced genomic scaffold, UniMelb_Shisp_WGS_1.0 HiC_scaffold_757, whole genome shotgun sequence genome has a window encoding:
- the LOC125199978 gene encoding LOW QUALITY PROTEIN: pyrophosphate-energized vacuolar membrane proton pump 1-like (The sequence of the model RefSeq protein was modified relative to this genomic sequence to represent the inferred CDS: inserted 1 base in 1 codon), with translation MALLSDLGTEIVVPVCAFIGIIFSLVQWLFVSRVKVSADRSADAVARNGXNGCGDYLIEEEEGINDHSVVARCAEIQNAISEGATSFLFTEYQYVGIFMVVFAILIFLFLGSVEGFSTSFRPCTYDQEKLCKPALATAIFSTVSFLLGAITSVVSGFLGMKIATYANARTTLEARKGVGKAFIVAFRSGAVMGFLLAANGLLVLYITINLFKIYYGDDWEGLFEAITGYGLGGSSMALFGRVGGGIYTKAADVGADLVGKVERNIPEDDPRNPAVIADNVGDNVGDIAGMGSDLFGSYAEASCAALVVASISSFGIAHDFTGMCYPLLISSMGILVCLITTLFATDFFEIKAVKEIEPALKKQLIISTILMTVGIAIVTWVCLPSSFTIFNFGVQKDVKNWQLFLCVCVGLWAGLIIGFVTEYYTSNAYSPVQDVADSCRTGAATNVIFGLALGYKSVIIPIFAIAVSIFVSFTFAAMYGIAVAALGMLSTIATGLAIDAYGPISDNAGGIAEMAGMSHRIRERTDALDAAGNTTAAIGKGFAIGSAALVSLALFGAFVSRAGISSVDVLTPKVFIGLLVGAMLPYWFSAMTMKSVGSAALKMVEEVRRQFNTIPGLMEGIAKPDYATCVKISTDASIKEMIPPGALVMLTPLIIGTFFGVETLSGVLAGSLVSGVQIAISASNTGGAWDNAKKYIEAGVSEHAKSLGPKGSDPHKAAVIGDTIGDPLKDTSGPSLNILIKLMAVESLVFAPFFAAHGGLLFKLF, from the exons ATGGCATTGCTCTCAGATCTGGGCACCGAGATTGTTGTGCCGGTATGCGCCTTCATCGGAATCATCTTCTCTCTCGTGCAGTGGCTCTTCGTCTCCCGCGTCAAGGTCTCGGCCGACCGCTCCGCAGACGCCGTGGCCAGAAACG AGAATGGATGCGGTGACTACTTGATTGAGGAGGAGGAAGGCATTAATGACCACAGCGTCGTCGCCAGGTGTGCCGAGATCCAGAACGCCATTTCTGAGG GTGCTACATCTTTCTTGTTTACGGAGTACCAATATGTGGGAATTTTCATGGTTGTCTTTGCAATCCTTATCTTCCTTTTCCTGGGTTCAGTTGAGGGTTTCAGCACAAGTTTCCGGCCTTGTACTTATGATCAGGAGAAGCTTTGCAAGCCTGCTCTTGCAACTGCTATCTTCAGTACAGTTTCCTTCTTGCTTGGTGCCATCACCTCTGTCGTTTCTGGTTTCCTTGGGATGAAAATTGCAACCTATGCGAATGCAAGGACAACATTGGAAGCTAGGAAAGGTGTTGGGAAAGCTTTCATTGTTGCATTCAGATCTGGTGCAGTTATGGGTTTTCTGCTTGCTGCAAATGGCCTATTGGTTTTATACATTACCATCAATCTATTCAAGATCTACTACGGTGATGATTGGGAAGGACTTTTTGAGGCAATAACTGGATATGGTCTTGGTGGATCCTCCATGGCTTTGTTCGGAAGAGTTGGTGGTGGTATTTACACCAAGGCTGCTGATGTTGGTGCTGATCTTGTTGGAAAGGTTGAAAGGAATATTCCCGAAGATGATCCTAGGAACCCTGCT GTGATTGCTGATAATGTGGGTGACAATGTTGGAGATATTGCTGGAATGGGGTCTGATCTTTTTGGTTCATATGCTGAAGCATCCTGTGCTGCTCTTGTTGTGGCTTCAATATCATCTTTTGGAATTGCACACGACTTCACTGGAATGTGCTATCCGTTGCTTATTAGTTCCATGGGCATCCTGGTCTGCTTAATTACTACTCTCTTTGCTACTGACTTTTTTGAGATAAAGGCTGTCAAGGAGATTGAACCAGCATTAAAGAAGCAACTTATCATATCTACTATTCTTATGACCGTGGGAATTGCAATTGTCACCTGGGTTTGCTTGCCATCATCTTTCACAATCTTCAATTTTGGTGTTCAGAAAGATGTGAAAAACTG GCAGCTATTCCTTTGCGTTTGTGTTGGACTTTGGGCTGGACTTATCATTGGATTCGTGACTGAATATTACACCAGCAATGCCTACAG CCCTGTCCAAGATGTTGCTGATTCCTGCAGAACCGGTGCTGCAACCAATGTTATATTTGGTCTTGCCTTGGGATATAAATCAGTCATTATTCCCATTTTTGCCATTGCAGTTAGCATCTTTGTTAGTTTCACATTTGCTGCTATGTATGGTATTGCTGTAGCAGCTCTGGGAATGCTAAGCACAATTGCTACTGGGTTAGCCATCGATGCTTATGGCCCCATCAGTGACAATGCGGGAGGTATCGCTGAGATGGCTGGCATGAGCCACAGGATTCGCGAGAGGACTGATGCCCTTGATGCTGCTGGGAACACCACTGCTGCTATTGGAAAg GGTTTTGCCATCGGGTCTGCTGCACTTGTGTCATTGGCACTTTTTGGTGCCTTTGTGAGCCGTGCAGGAATTTCTTCTGTTGATGTTCTGACCCCTAAAGTCTTCATCGGATTACTTGTTGGAGCTATGCTTCCGTACTGGTTCTCTGCCATGACCATGAAGAGTGTGGGAAGCGCAGCTCTGAAGATGGTTGAGGAAGTCCGCAGGCAATTCAACACCATCCCTGGTCTCATGGAGGGTATCGCCAAGCCTGACTATGCTACATGTGTTAAAATATCAACTGATGCTTCGATTAAGGAAATGATCCCCCCTGGTGCGTTAGTCATGCTCACACCCCTGATTATCGGCACCTTTTTTGGTGTCGAGACCCTCTCTGGTGTTCTTGCTGGCTCACTCGTTTCTGGTGTCCAG ATCGCGATCTCTGCATCCAACACCGGTGGTGCATGGGACAACGCAAAGAAGTACATCGAG GCCGGTGTTTCGGAGCATGCAAAAAGTCTGGGACCTAAGGGATCGGACCCACACAAGGCGGCTGTGATTGGTGACACAATCGGAGACCCTCTGAAGGACACTTCAGGTCCATCGCTGAACATCCTGATCAAGCTGATGGCAGTGGAGTCGCTCGTGTTTGCTCCCTTCTTCGCGGCTCATGGCGGTCTGCTGTTTAAACTCTTCTGA